One genomic region from Rosa rugosa chromosome 1, drRosRugo1.1, whole genome shotgun sequence encodes:
- the LOC133738525 gene encoding probable CCR4-associated factor 1 homolog 11: protein MMIVQRGIQIFPIGPASHFHGGVPVVFHGRPMSPIPLHHRPIPLYPPQFQSRVPVFRVVGAPICGQGSVKKADRFEVRRVCRYNFKAEIAVIQSLIRAGYRFASFDTEFPGTVVKSEIPKHLISQAVPVDVYKMMKTNVDQTHIIQLGLSLSDPFGNLPVYDGAYCCWEFNFNDFDVDCANHLRNSVSIDVLKRQGIDFSENKCTGICSADFAEEIERSGLVELLPCLTWATFQSAYDFGYLIKMFTGNKELPEDIKEFMGNVKAYFGPNVYDIKYMMKFCDGLFGGLNSVAETLGVDRVAGSSHQAGSDSLLTLQTFFKMLKMEKNKGKELWEECGGVLFGLGSLDFWHHC, encoded by the coding sequence ATGATGATAGTTCAGAGAGGAATTCAGATCTTCCCAATTGGGCCTGCTTCTCATTTCCACGGCGGAGTTCCGGTGGTCTTCCACGGCCGACCTATGTCTCCGATTCCTCTACACCACCGCCCTATACCCCTTTATCCTCCTCAATTTCAGAGCCGCGTCCCTGTTTTCCGGGTTGTCGGCGCCCCAATTTGTGGTCAAGGATCTGTGAAGAAAGCCGATCGGTTCGAGGTTCGAAGAGTTTGTCGCTATAATTTCAAAGCCGAGATTGCCGTAATTCAGAGTCTAATCAGGGCCGGCTACCGATTTGCTAGTTTCGACACCGAATTCCCCGGGACAGTGGTTAAATCCGAAATTCCGAAACATCTGATATCTCAAGCTGTTCCGGTTGATGTGTATAAGATGATGAAGACCAATGTGGACCAGACCCATATTATCCAATTGGGTCTTTCACTCTCTGACCCATTTGGGAATTTGCCGGTTTATGATGGTGCCTACTGCTGTTGGGAGTTTAATTTCAATGATTTTGATGTAGACTGTGCTAACCATTTGCGGAATAGTGTCTCGATTGATGTCCTGAAGCGGCAAGGAATAGACTTTTCCGAAAACAAATGCACTGGTATTTGTTCTGCAGACTTTGCTGAGGAGATTGAGAGGTCTGGGCTAGTGGAGTTGCTTCCTTGCTTGACTTGGGCTACTTTCCAGAGTGCATATGATTTTGGGTACTTGATAAAGATGTTCACTGGGAACAAGGAATTGCCTGAGGATATCAAGGAGTTCATGGGCAATGTGAAGGCATATTTTGGACCGAATGTGTACGACATCAAGTACATGATGAAGTTCTGTGATGGACTGTTTGGCGGTTTGAATAGTGTGGCAGAAACCCTTGGCGTTGACCGTGTGGCTGGGAGTAGCCACCAGGCTGGTTCTGATAGTCTTTTGACACTGCAAACCTTTTTCAAGATGCTCAAGATGGAGAAGAACAAAGGGAAAGAGCTCTGGGAAGAATGTGGAGGAGTTTTGTTTGGTTTAGGAAGCTTGGATTTCTGGCATCATTGTTGA